The Trypanosoma brucei gambiense DAL972 chromosome 10, complete sequence genome has a segment encoding these proteins:
- a CDS encoding ubiquitin-protein ligase, putative, with the protein MDEETTFPPQQQGKALISELRSVVNDYRNRKTVEAREKIIAAMDNTCASLCFGDEGFIRNLNPCSLASALVAVLTSTLATDYPEVQCLAVQALALVADLVPRGGFAVVAARGVQPLLLLLKELDASESTTLEELLRCLTNLAFEAHEQLMQHQAFSVIVSIERRLETHRLRMMCLKCLSHLLTLTSPEEWNIYLSKPCSSLMATFHEAVTRLMKDDCAGDRLSKDDEAYLLRLLECVALTFDRVLCSAKMIDRNSRMVEQLVSSLVVVINGAASMGSRGTALRNAACSPLLTLLFTDPAVTVRIFLKCHVLDSIYSNISGLLEKRPKQASYNGAAVISALMEEDLTAVPSVAEEQKVIPLLEFLLVVMPPSCTASDCDYYTTLPHYIWQWEDDFHNWCDCTEDLSKRLEGEYIKQRRLSGYTVFEVSNATSTLKINFSTMRYRSSESLHYPHNISRRPSIAGYIYRRPIRCQCDVKVTPNSSLPVEVALGRLVSLGAGTTTVLDGEPAVVSAGVPTGNAHSNEQSYCESASYSFGNIAAPSSSNQPSRGHGAHNGGVVEERGSHCCCVSVLRSLFRKLKGSGRSTAVPEAGKYGAGSALTSYEVLDDARVELLRCAATRSNFLQERMIYRIIQQYLPILMRVVDSTANLIIVRHCSVLILRCVDLVIGYFRSGGRDQGQPTRTLWGLFCALGPSLATSLSYLTTSSTTHGSLTLSAAPFREFRCGSAFVLALSALDVTVGTRLPAMNLACETQLTSLSALMMLCSLCPIGVKALTKQQSLALLWKLERITGPTERSSQGGVHLLLEGHRVPPCPFHTKALQIEELRRTLVQQLCSLLWTNARAVDQMLPFKKCCLDISGDDQQDSQLGDSVAMGSPEGSVSPSASCTSLTYISSSGDLDGDTPRSRSTQVIKRLTRINEYMKEHSNDLPVFLYDQPELLKDLASALRSADVREVIGSKMNEVFSQLIKSLLRTICKYTGIGRLEEPRAVERQYSRFQRRTRRNRTMLMVVDYLWTPLRVNLVNTPVQAGKKRSLSKFFRLQKDSTNAADAGSPNAQVRESVLSVLPTTPLSYIAKYIIMRLNEACNNTCDPKSEDAQQQRQQELAEESNFGATLAHQEAADTPVGVNGGVGEETALAGNVISFLNRRESRLSDASDADDEESVTSGDASEFSEGRDGDYLSEHVLSTVSATVSMVPQAPSNICSGPLGGLRASQVEGSTSTTITIDNVVFFCGGKPVTDLSISVLDLCGSSYCQASGWSDLHQSDSDENCGDNAPVRHTSGERLHYLMKNVLSLWSSVHTINYSIVGMRANEERRGTDGEEVLDMNENSPVEVFSRLSYSPRGTPFLWAAADLLNEMGQLVRAAGGALSMDDPLVSSALFHEFYNHFGVLMLPALAYGIIHAYLADQQDRYLISSVLWKYPQTFSYEIRRTLLHLLLSVRRIHTPAIVKLKEWASGSSPIPPVQGLEWLRPDLNMRGTYRVRVQRFNIFESGARVLRRHAMCPLTLSVEFENELGVGAGPAVEFYNLLARKFQDVQLHMWRTEEFTDESAKTARRVQLPLFPSLFQDDESLSNFELLGMLVGRVLMEERVVDLPLSECFLRGILGDLDDTNRLPYIDPQLDKQLDSLLKLTANELEECELMFVIQHGDAEHNGGIVELCPNGATTQVSAMNVNEYVQEVRRYYSKTALARPVSHFIQGLRYTLIPYHLRLFDARELQLVISGPEGKIWESAGDLLTVITTNHGYDKNSLVVAYFVEVVSSWDVSLQRSFLRFVTGSTRIPIGGLRPPITVVRRSVEVAPGEATNQLDTTNNFLMDDRVEVLQNLMDASLPTVNTCAHYLKLPNYSSKKILEERLKLAITEGQGTFSLT; encoded by the coding sequence ATGGACGAAGAAACCACATTTCCACCTCAACAACAAGGGAAAGCGCTGATCTCAGAGCTACGGAGTGTAGTTAACGACTACAGAAATAGGAAAACCGTGGAGGCTCGCGAAAAAATTATAGCAGCGATGGACAACACTTGTGCCTCTCTCTGCTTTGGTGATGAGGGGTTCATCCGCAACTTGAACCCTTGCAGTTTGGCGTCTGCTTTAGTTGCTGTCCTAACAAGTACTCTCGCAACTGATTACCCGGAGGTCCAATGCCTCGCGGTGCAGGCGCTGGCACTTGTGGCAGATCTTGTGCCACGAGGTGGTTTTGCTGTTGTAGCTGCAAGGGGTGTACAACCACTCCTGCTCCTCCTAAAGGAGCTGGATGCGTCAGAAAGCACgacactggaggagttgTTGAGGTGTTTGACAAATCTCGCTTTTGAGGCTCACGAGCAGTTAATGCAACACCAGGCATTTTCTGTTATTGTTTCCATTGAAAGGCGATTGGAAACTCATCGACTGCGTATGATGTGCCTCAAGTGTCTGTCACATCTTCTCACATTGACCTCACCGGAAGAATGGAACATATATCTGTCCAAGCCGTGTAGCTCGTTGATGGCAACATTTCATGAGGCGGTGACAAGACTTATGAAAGATGATTGTGCAGGTGATCGTCTGTCAAAAGACGACGAGGCTTATCTGCTGCGACTCCTCGAGTGTGTTGCGTTAACGTTTGATAGGGTGCTGTGTTCGGCGAAAATGATCGACAGGAACAGCAGGATGGTAGAGCAGCTTGTTTCGTCTCTCGTAGTGGTTATTAATGGAGCTGCTTCCATGGGTTCGCGCGGCACCGCCCTGCGTAATGCTGCGTGTTCGCCCCTTCTTACCCTTCTGTTCACAGACCCGGCTGTTACAGTGAGGATATTTCTTAAATGCCACGTGTTAGATTCTATATACAGTAACATTTCTGGGCTACTCGAAAAGAGGCCGAAACAGGCTTCTTACAATGGCGCAGCCGTGATCTCTGCTCTCATGGAAGAGGATCTGACGGCCGTGCCGAGCGTAGCTGAGGAACAAAAGGTCATTCCCCTGCTAGAGTTTCTTCTAGTAGTTATGCCACCCTCATGCACTGCAAGTGATTGCGattattacaccaccttaccACACTATATTTGGCAGTGGGAAGATGACTTTCATAACTGGTGTGACTGCACCGAAGACTTAAGCAAACGACTAGAGGGGGAGTACATAAAACAGCGGCgactctcaggatacacagTTTTTGAAGTTTCTAATGCAACATCTACACTGAAGATTAACTTTTCTACCATGCGATACAGAAGCAGCGAAAGCCTGCACTACCCTCACAACATTAGCCGTCGTCCCTCTATTGCCGGATATATTTACCGGCGACCCATACGATGCCAGTGCGACGTTAAAGTTACACCGAACTCTTCATTGCCCGTCGAGGTGGCGTTGGGCAGGTTGGTTTCTCTCGGGGCAGGCACCACGACGGTTCTCGACGGTGAACCCGCCGTGGTGTCGGCCGGGGTACCGACGGGAAATGCGCATAGCAACGAACAATCTTATTGTGAAAGTGCATCCTATAGTTTTGGCAACATCGCTGCTCCCTCGTCTTCGAACCAACCTTCAAGGGGTCACGGGGCTCATAATGGTGGTGTTGTGGAGGAGCGTGGGAGCCATTGCTGTTGTGTCAGCGTTTTGAGGTCACTGTTTCGTAAGTTGAAGGGTTCAGGACGTTCAACCGCAGTTCCCGAGGCCGGAAAATACGGTGCAGGGTCAGCGCTTACATCCTACGAAGTACTCGACGATGCTAGAGTGGAGCTTCTGCGCTGTGCTGCAACTCGTTCCAATTTCTTGCAGGAGCGGATGATCTACAGAATAATCCAACAGTATCTTCCAATTCTTATGCGTGTTGTGGATAGCACAGCCAATCTTATCATCGTACGCCACTGTTCAGTACTGATTTTGCGCTGCGTTGACTTGGTGATAGGTTACTTCCGCTCAGGTGGGAGGGACCAGGGTCAACCTACCAGGACTCTCTGGGGCTTGTTTTGTGCCTTGGGCCCAAGTCTTGCGACGTCATTGTCCTATCTGACAACTTCCAGCACGACTCACGGATCGCTGACGCTATCGGCAGCACCCTTCAGGGAATTCCGGTGCGGTAGTGCGTTTGTGCTCGCGTTGTCAGCTTTAGACGTGACAGTTGGAACCCGGTTACCAGCAATGAATCTTGCTTGTGAAACTCAGCTGACCTCATTGAGTGCCCTGATGATGCTTTGCAGCCTCTGCCCCATAGGCGTGAAGGCGCTGACGAAGCAGCAGTCGCTCGCGTTATTGTGGAAACTGGAAAGGATTACTGGTCCCACTGAACGCAGTTCACAAGGTGGCGTCCACCTGTTGCTTGAAGGACATAGAGTCCCGCCGTGTCCCTTTCACACGAAGGCACTGCAAATTGAGGAACTGCGCAGAACGCTGGTTCAGCAGCTTTGTTCGTTACTGTGGACAAATGCAAGGGCGGTAGATCAAATGTTGCCCTTCAAAAAATGTTGTTTGGACATATCCGGAGACGATCAACAGGATAGTCAGCTTGGGGATTCCGTCGCCATGGGTTCACCTGAGGGGAGTGTGTCACCGAGTGCCAGTTGCACGAGCCTCACGTATATTTCTTCCAGTGGCGATCTGGACGGTGACACACCGCGTTCTCGCAGCACTCAGGTGATTAAACGTTTAACACGGATCAATGAGTACATGAAAGAGCACAGTAATGATCTCCCCGTGTTCTTGTATGATCAGCCGGAGCTGCTGAAGGATCTCGCTAGTGCTTTGCGCAGTGCTGATGTAAGGGAGGTGATTGGTTCAAAGATGAATGAGGTCTTTTCCCAACTGATAAAGAGTTTGCTCCGCACCATCTGCAAGTACACGGGAATTGGCAGACTAGAGGAACCCCGCGCCGTAGAGCGTCAGTATTCGCGGTTTCAACGCCGTACCCGACGCAACAGGACTATGTTGATGGTGGTTGACTACCTGTGGACGCCTCTTCGGGTGAATCTTGTTAATACCCCTGTTCAAGCAGGTAAGAAGAGGAGTTTGTCTAAATTCTTTCGCTTGCAGAAAGACTCCACCAATGCGGCTGATGCGGGCTCACCAAATGCTCAGGTGAGGGAATCAGTGTTAAGTGTACTCCCAACGACTCCATTGAGTTACATTGCAAAGTATATTATAATGCGGTTAAATGAAGCTTGCAACAACACGTGTGACCCCAAATCAGAGGacgcgcagcagcagcggcagcaagaATTAGCTGAGGAAAGTAATTTCGGGGCGACGTTAGCCCACCAGGAGGCAGCCGACACTCCAGTTGGTGTCAATGGCGGCGTTGGTGAAGAAACTGCACTGGCAGGCAACGTGATAAGTTTTTTAAACCGCAGAGAGTCTAGGTTGTCGGATGCTTCGGATGCCGACGACGAGGAAAGCGTGACTTCTGGTGATGCATCTGAGTTTTCGGAAGGCCGCGACGGGGATTACTTAAGTGAACATGTTCTCAGCACCGTGTCGGCAACCGTTTCTATGGTGCCTCAAGCGCCCTCAAATATTTGCAGTGGGCCTTTAGGTGGACTGAGGGCCTCACAAGTTGAAGGTAGCACTTCCACCACAATTACCATCGACAATGTTGTCTTCTTCTGCGGGGGCAAGCCCGTAACAGACTTAAGCATATCCGTTTTAGACCTTTGTGGGAGTTCCTATTGTCAAGCTTCTGGTTGGTCCGATCTCCACCAGAGTGATTCCGACGAGAATTGCGGTGATAATGCACCTGTACGACACACTAGTGGTGAACGACTTCACTACTTGATGAAAAATGTGCTTTCACTGTGGTCATCTGTACATACAATTAACTATTCCATTGTAGGAATGCGTGCCAATGAAGAGCGACGCGGTACAGATGGCGAAGAGGTGTTGGATATGAATGAAAATTCCCCGGTCGAAGTTTTTTCTCGTTTGTCGTACTCCCCCAGAGGAACGCCATTTTTGTGGGCCGCGGCGGACCTTCTGAATGAAATGGGCCAGTTAGTGCGTGCTGCAGGTGGTGCTCTCTCCATGGATGATCCACTGGTGTCGAGCGCTTTGTTCCATGAATTCTACAATCACTTTGGTGTGTTGATGTTGCCCGCACTCGCGTATGGTATTATCCACGCCTACCTGGCGGATCAGCAGGACCGTTATCTCATTAGCTCCGTCCTTTGGAAGTATCCACAAACTTTCAGCTACGAAATTAGGCGGACACTGCTGCATTTGCTACTTTCAGTCCGACGTATACACACGCCAGCAATAGTTAAGTTGAAAGAATGGGCGTCAGGCTCAAGTCCCATACCCCCTGTCCAGGGTTTAGAATGGCTACGGCCCGATTTGAACATGCGTGGAACTTACAGGGTTCGAGTGCAGAGGTTTAACATTTTTGAGAGTGGCGCACGTGTGCTTCGTCGTCATGCAATGTGTCCACTTACGCTAAGTGTGGAGTTTGAGAATGAGCTTGGTGTTGGGGCGGGACCTGCAGTGGAGTTCTATAATTTATTGGCGAGGAAGTTTCAAGACGTGCAACTTCACATGTGGCGCACAGAGGAATTCACCGATGAATCTGCTAAAACCGCGCGGCGCGTTCAACTCCCACTGTTCCCTTCACTATTTCAGGATGACGAATCGCTTTCCAATTTTGAGCTCCTCGGGATGTTAGTAGGACGGGTGCTAATGGAGGAACGTGTGGTGGACCTTCCGCTGAGTGAGTGCTTTCTTCGTGGCATTCTAGGAGACTTGGATGACACTAACCGGCTGCCATATATCGATCCCCAACTCGATAAGCAGCTGGATTCATTGCTTAAACTCACGGCCAATGAACTAGAGGAATGCGAACTAATGTTCGTAATTCAGCACGGGGACGCGGAGCACAACGGAGGTATTGTAGAACTCTGCCCTAACGGGGCCACAACTCAGGTTTCTGCTATGAATGTCAATGAGTATGTTCAGGAGGTGCGGCGGTACTATTCGAAGACGGCCCTCGCACGGCCCGTCTCGCATTTCATCCAGGGACTCCGGTATACACTTATTCCTTACCATCTGCGACTCTTTGATGCCAGAGAGCTCCAGCTTGTCATATCGGGACCCGAAGGGAAGATATGGGAAAGTGCAGGAGACCTTCTGACCGTCATTACAACTAACCACGGTTATGACAAAAACTCCCTGGTTGTGGCTTATTTTGTGGAAGTGGTTAGCAGCTGGGATGTTTCTCTACAGCGGTCCTTCCTGCGCTTTGTGACGGGCTCCACTCGCATTCCCATAGGAGGACTGCGACCCCCCATAACAGTGGTACGTCGTTCGGTGGAGGTGGCTCCCGGAGAGGCCACAAACCAGTTGGATACTACAAACAACTTTCTGATGGACGATCGAGTTGAGGTGTTACAAAACCTAATGGACGCCTCACTTCCTACCGTGAACACATGTGCGCACTACCTTAAACTTCCAAACTATAGTTCAAAGAAAATACTGGAGGAGAGGCTGAAATTGGCCATAACAGAGGGACAGGGTACATTCTCGCTAACGTAG
- a CDS encoding 19S proteasome regulatory subunit: MATKMVTPTATASDTDNPVSTYFLQKIQELRAQEKRLQDNYMRLEAQRNELNRRVRHLKEEVQLLQESGSIVADVVRVMSKGKVLVNVSSSQGKLVVDVEKTVNIDDLSRNVRVALRSGTFAIHYILPTKVDPLVSLMKVENAGSESTYDEIGGLSRQVKEIKEVIELSVKHPELFEALGIAQPKGVLLYGPPGTGKTLLARAVAHHTDCTFIRVSGAELVQKYIGEGARLVRELFVMAREHSPSIIFMDEIDSIGSTRLENTGRGGDSEVQRTMLELLNQLDGFESTQSIKVIMATNRVDILDEALLRPGRIDRKIEFPAPDEPARFEILKIHSRKMNLTRGINLRTVAEKTNQCSGAELKAVCTEAGMFALRERRVHITQEDFELAVAKIMHKDQDKSVSLKKMWK; the protein is encoded by the coding sequence ATGGCAACCAAGATGGTGACACCTACGGCAACGGCTAGCGACACAGATAATCCTGTGAGCACATACTTTCTGCAAAAGATTCAGGAGCTACGGGCTCAGGAAAAACGATTGCAGGATAATTATATGCGGCTGGAGGCTCAACGAAATGAACTTAACAGGCGTGTACGACATCTGAAGGAAGAAGTGCAACTTCTGCAGGAAAGTGGATCTATAGTTGCCGATGTCGTGCGAGTGATGAGCAAAGGCAAAGTGTTGGTGAACGTCAGCTCCAGTCAAGGGAAGCTAGTCGTTGATGTGGAGAAAACCGTTAATATCGATGACCTCTCGCGCAATGTTCGCGTGGCGCTTCGAAGTGGCACGTTTGCAATTCACTACATTCTTCCCACCAAGGTGGATCCACTTGTTTCCCTTATGAAGGTTGAAAACGCTGGTAGCGAGTCAACTTACGATGAGATTGGCGGCCTCTCTCGCCAGGTGAAGGAGATCAAAGAAGTGATTGAGTTGTCCGTTAAGCATCCTGAGCTTTTTGAAGCGTTAGGTATTGCCCAACCAAAGGGTGTGCTATTGTATGGGCCTCCAGGCACTGGAAAAACATTATTGGCTCGAGCAGTGGCACACCACACCGACTGCACCTTCATTCGTGTGAGTGGCGCTGAGTTGGTGCAAAAGTACATTGGGGAAGGTGCTAGGCTCGTTCGTGAATTGTTCGTTATGGCCCGCGAGCACAGCCCATCTATAATCTTTATGGATGAAATTGATTCTATCGGTTCAACCCGTTTGGAAAATACGGGTCGTGGAGGTGACAGCGAGGTGCAGCGCACCATGTTAGAGTTACTCAATCAGCTCGATGGATTTGAGTCTACCCAGTCTATCAAGGTGATTATGGCCACGAACCGTGTGGATATACTAGACGAGGCGCTGCTTCGCCCGGGTCGAATTGACCGAAAGATTGAGTTTCCTGCACCCGACGAGCCGGCAAGGTTTGAGATTTTAAAGATTCATTCGAGGAAAATGAACCTGACACGTGGGATCAATCTCAGGACCGTAGCcgagaaaacaaaccaaTGTTCTGGTGCGGAGCTAAAGGCAGTGTGTACAGAGGCAGGAATGTTTGCTCTCCGCGAGCGCCGTGTGCACATTACTCAAGAAGACTTTGAACTTGCAGTCGCCAAAATCATGCATAAGGACCAAGACAAGAGCGTCTCACTCAAGAAGATGTGGAAATAG
- a CDS encoding gamma-tubulin complex subunit, putative, whose amino-acid sequence MTTHLWANFVTSLESRGISFQHVQHASDRSAVISAAGFGDPISVAILETEWMKRCAPTSTQHASPVGVSDKGAFAPPPPLQAPQTAAATVSSPTRLAPQFSDHTKLEDVPEEIQDRVITAEVLAAAVGNGGSLLQASRDGFVVSRYVPVSMRGLCKTIVPIADSFVALRKVERAEYMGKSLVAMALGEAVSEICTSYAHEIANLQRWSQKKAMPLMGVVSEVLRAGHHIVRLRQVLPTDSILEEEGTLSMAGWRLLNHIHEQAEKHSGSREDDELLNLLLRRASVPYLRVLHRWVHEGVVEDPYGEFFISDASLPTGAASTATAAPVSAVAGMKKSAVRRIFPPCGGGGDDYGETGMDDAHAFERRFSMNKNMVPNFILTNTKMAKIVFYTGKYCCLLREYNGALPSFGELSNQILIWSGVDELHRRIEESYEIASGEVLQLFLGPQVDLLGHLTSLKSYFLHQRSDWLIDFLDSAEELLLKSPFQVKAHSVRVLLQAAIARCCGKDLYHTLIGCSFSGTTVAQDIINSHERQNDESPQRASTNGRRSATRIETRCCIELLQLEADLKWPLTMVIDPPVLEQFNIVFRLFTWLKTCERDVTTSWTGDTDLDPHYQRAYIIKHQLIQFIRQFQFYAAHFVVEPLWGRMMNRICQADSIFAVNSALKDFFKGIELGLVLSSATRFRSLARILEIASVFSETGRPGAAQGLSEQRLQEILQDVETQFLKALSELASPVGADYPQLVPLLTWIDFSGYYDRNGVYRVLYSASAATEPVSSSATDRRKR is encoded by the coding sequence ATGACGACCCACTTGTGGGCAAATTTTGTTACATCCCTGGAGTCCCGTGGCATCTCATTTCAGCACGTGCAACACGCATCTGACCGGAGTGCCGTAATTTCAGCGGCAGGCTTTGGGGACCCCATTAGCGTTGCTATTTTGGAGACGGAATGGATGAAGCGTTGTGCACCCACCAGCACCCAACATGCCTCACCCGTGGGCGTATCCGACAAGGGCGCATTTGCCCCTCCACCTCCTCTCCAAGCGCCACAGACTGCTGCAGCAACCGTGAGCAGTCCCACAAGGCTCGCCCCCCAGTTTTCTGACCACACGAAACTGGAAGACGTTCCCGAGGAAATTCAGGATCGTGTCATCACAGCGGAGGTACTAGCCGCAGCCGTCGGCAACGGTGGCTCGCTTTTGCAGGCATCACGGGACGGTTTCGTGGTATCGAGATATGTGCCCGTTTCGATGCGCGGCCTCTGCAAGACCATAGTTCCCATCGCAGACTCTTTCGTAGCGCTACGGAAAGTTGAACGTGCAGAGTATATGGGAAAGAGCCTTGTTGCTATGGCTCTGGGTGAAGCGGTATCAGAAATTTGCACCAGTTACGCACACGAGATTGCAAACCTGCAGAGGTGGTCCCAAAAGAAAGCAATGCCGCTGATGGGGGTCGTCTCAGAAGTTCTTCGTGCCGGCCACCACATCGTGCGGTTGCGGCAGGTACTGCCCACAGATTCAATTctggaggaagaaggaacaCTCTCCATGGCTGGGTGGCGGTTGCTCAACCACATCCATGAGCAGGCTGAAAAACATTCGGGAAGCAGGGAGGACGATGAATTGCTGAACTTGTTACTTAGACGAGCATCAGTACCATACCTGCGGGTGTTGCACAGGTGGGTGCACGAGGGAGTAGTTGAGGACCCGTACGGAGAGTTTTTCATATCAGACGCATCCCTCCCCACTGGAGCAGCATCCACTGCCACCGCAGCACCAGTTTCTGCTGTGGCAGGTATGAAAAAGAGTGCAGTGAGGCGCATATTTCCCCCGTGTGGCGGAGGAGGCGACGATTACGGCGAGACAGGGATGGATGATGCGCATGCCTTTGAACGGCGCTTCTCGATGAATAAGAACATGGTTCCTAATTTTAttctcacaaacacaaagatGGCGAAGATAGTGTTCTATACCGGCAAATACTGCTGCCTGCTGCGGGAGTACAACGGCGCTCTCCCATCGTTCGGGGAATTATCGAACCAAATACTTATATGGTCTGGTGTTGACGAGTTGCATCGGCGTATAGAGGAGTCATATGAAATTGCGAGTGGAGAGGTGTTACAGTTGTTTCTGGGACCGCAGGTCGATCTTTTGGGGCACCTTACATCGTTGAAGAGTTATTTCTTGCACCAACGTAGTGACTGGCTGATCGATTTTTTAGACAGTGCTGAGGAACTTCTCCTGAAGTCACCTTTTCAGGTGAAGGCGCATTCCGTTCGCGTGTTACTCCAAGCAGCAATCGCTAGGTGCTGTGGGAAAGACTTGTACCATACTCTCATTGGATGCAGCTTCTCGGGCACAACTGTTGCACAAGACATTATCAACTCACACGAACGGCAGAACGACGAGTCCCCTCAACGCGCATCCACAAACGGCAGGAGGAGCGCCACGCGTATTGAGACACGTTGTTGTATAGAGCTGCTTCAACTTGAGGCTGACCTAAAATGGCCACTCACAATGGTCATTGACCCCCCTGTTCTTGAGCAGTTCAACATCGTCTTCCGTCTTTTCACGTGGCTGAAAACCTGCGAACGGGACGTTACCACGTCGTGGACGGGGGATACCGATTTGGATCCTCACTACCAGCGTGCATATATCATTAAGCATCAACTCATTCAGTTCATCAGGCAATTTCAGTTCTATGCAGCACATTTCGTTGTGGAGCCGCTTTGGGGTCGGATGATGAATCGGATATGCCAGGCTGATAGCATTTTCGCCGTAAATAGTGCATTGAAAGATTTCTTCAAGGGTATCGAGCTTGGTCTGGTGCTTTCTAGCGCCACTCGTTTCCGTAGTCTCGCACGTATTCTGGAGATAGCCTCCGTTTTCAGTGAAACAGGGAGACCAGGTGCGGCCCAGGGGCTTAGCGAGCAACGGCTGCAGGAAATATTACAGGATGTGGAAACGCAGTTCCTTAAAGCTCTTTCCGAGCTCGCTTCCCCTGTGGGAGCCGACTATCCACAACTTGTGCCGCTTTTGACGTGGATTGACTTCAGCGGCTATTACGACCGCAACGGAGTGTACCGCGTGCTGTACTCCGCAAGTGCCGCTACCGAACCGGTGTCTTCCTCAGCCACGGACAGGCGAAAGCGTTGA